Proteins from a single region of Carassius gibelio isolate Cgi1373 ecotype wild population from Czech Republic chromosome A5, carGib1.2-hapl.c, whole genome shotgun sequence:
- the LOC127996214 gene encoding aspartoacylase, with protein MSSRTNVSCLHEAKRVAIFGGTHGNEMSGITLVNMWIQNSAEIERNGLLIKPFISNPRAVEKCSRYIDTDLNRAFTPENLSAPDVEGLLYEVQRAKEINRMFGPKGSSDAYDVIFDLHNTTSNMGCTLILESSTDLFNLQMVHYIKKAMAPHTCSVLLNEHPQLKYSTTRSVAKHSVGLEVGPQPQGVLRSNVFESMRTILKHALDFIELFNSGVEFPPCTVDVFRVQERMDYPRDTNGNITAMVHPHLQDCDWEPLNRGDPVFLTFDGRTILYEGANTVYPTFINEAAYYEKQQAFTTTCREILAANAIRKAFN; from the exons ATGAGTTCGCGAACTAATGTTTCTTGTTTACACGAGGCCAAACGAGTGGCTATTTTTGGAGGCACACATGGAAATGAGATGTCTGGCATAACGCTGGTAAATATGTGGATACAGAATTCAGCCGAAATCGAGAGAAACGGACTGCTGATCAAGCCGTTCATAAGCAACCCTAGAGCCGTGGAGAAATGCTCCAGGTACATCGACACGGATCTGAACAGAGCCTTCACACCAGAGAACCTCAG TGCTCCAGATGTTGAAGGGCTGCTGTATGAAGTCCAGAGGGCCAAGGAAATAAATCGGATGTTCGGACCCAAAGGAAGCTCAGATGCATATGATGTCATCTTTGACCTTCACAACACCACCTCAAACATGGGCTGCACTCTCATCCTGGAAAGCTCAACAGACCTCTTCAACCTTCAGATGGTGCATTATATTAAA AAAGCTATGGCTCCCCATACCTGTTCAGTACTCTTAAACGAACACCCACAGCTGAAGTATTCAACCACCCGCTCAGTGGCCAAACACTCTGTTG GTCTTGAGGTGGGCCCTCAGCCACAGGGTGTTTTGAGGAGCAATGTATTCGAGTCCATGAGGACCATACTGAAGCACGCGCTGGACTTCATCGAGCTCTTCAATAGCG gTGTAGAGTTTCCTCCATGTACCGTAGATGTATTCCGAGTCCAGGAGAGAATGGATTACCCCAGAGACACCAACGGCAACATCACGGCTATGGTGCATCCTCATCTACAG GACTGTGACTGGGAGCCTTTGAACCGGGGTGACCCTGTGTTCCTAACATTCGATGGGAGAACAATCCTTTATGAAGGTGCCAACACAGTGTACCCCACGTTTATTAATGAGGCTGCATATTACGAAAAACAGCAGGCTTTCACCACCACTTGTAGAGAAATACTAGCTGCTAATGCTATCAGAAAAGCATTCAATTAA